A window from Endomicrobiales bacterium encodes these proteins:
- a CDS encoding glycosyltransferase, with protein sequence MSTKIAVNIAVYNEKSTIGGLIENLLVQTLKTDEIVIVDDGSTDKTAEIIKQYAKCNNQIKYYYQKNAGPAAARNIAWKNSNADICVFTDGDCKPNKDWLEKLIAPFENLDIAAAGGTYRTLNENNLLAKFIGLEIESKYRNVKGCIDAHGSYNLAIKKNVLQEFNGFDERYKFPSGEDWDLTYKISNKYKIVFVPLAIVGHYHPENLKKYLLNQFWRAFDRVKLYRNHPTKTKGDVYTPWYIKFQIASSAIFILMFPLIFFIRFGFIYFLIISMILIGFSCANFNYYLRIDKRVALFSILVQFLRGMFWMVGCFYGVFAFLKNNRR encoded by the coding sequence ATGAGTACTAAAATTGCAGTTAATATTGCCGTTTATAATGAGAAAAGTACAATTGGCGGATTGATTGAAAATTTACTTGTACAAACGCTTAAAACTGATGAAATTGTAATTGTGGATGATGGTTCAACGGATAAAACCGCAGAGATTATAAAGCAATATGCAAAATGTAACAACCAAATAAAATATTACTATCAAAAAAATGCTGGACCAGCTGCTGCAAGAAACATTGCTTGGAAAAATTCCAATGCGGATATATGTGTGTTTACAGATGGTGATTGCAAACCAAACAAAGACTGGTTAGAAAAACTTATTGCTCCGTTTGAGAACTTAGATATTGCGGCTGCTGGTGGAACTTATAGAACACTAAATGAAAATAATTTACTTGCAAAATTTATTGGTTTAGAAATAGAGTCAAAATACAGAAATGTGAAAGGTTGCATTGATGCGCATGGTTCATATAATTTGGCAATTAAGAAAAATGTTTTGCAAGAGTTTAATGGTTTTGATGAAAGGTATAAATTTCCCAGCGGTGAAGATTGGGATCTAACCTATAAAATATCTAATAAGTATAAAATTGTTTTTGTGCCTTTGGCAATTGTTGGTCACTATCATCCTGAAAACTTAAAAAAATACCTGCTAAATCAATTCTGGCGAGCATTTGATCGGGTAAAGTTGTATAGAAATCATCCAACTAAAACAAAGGGCGATGTGTATACTCCGTGGTATATAAAGTTTCAGATTGCCTCATCTGCTATATTTATTTTAATGTTCCCGCTAATTTTTTTCATCAGATTTGGTTTTATATATTTTTTAATTATTTCCATGATATTAATTGGGTTCTCATGCGCAAATTTTAATTATTATTTAAGGATAGATAAAAGAGTCGCTTTGTTCTCCATATTGGTACAATTCTTAAGAGGAATGTTCTGGATGGTTGGTTGTTTCTATGGTGTTTTTGCTTTTCTAAAAAACAATAGAAGGTGA
- a CDS encoding B12-binding domain-containing radical SAM protein, translated as MKKIVYVNPPYGDDFVRSARWAAKSRGRVQRHPEQALILIAMLERDGHKCKFIEGAARNMTSEEVISEVIKFAPDIAVIHTTTPSIYNDINYAFDIKKSYPNCINVLVGAHVSAEPENTFDIAGCSVDVIARGEPEKALCEISADKKFSEVQGISYRCESDIVNNPPVLPIDVNTLPFPAWKHIDPHWYHDAGKLYPFLTLYSARGCHGSCTFCRERHVINGSNVRVRSAKAVVDEIEYDIALFPYLKEIMFETDTFTANPKHVIDVCNEIMARGLHKKIKWSCNIRVDVQLDLLPLMKKAGCRMLMVGFEFGTNEQLKAVAKGTTIEMANKFAYNAHKLGFVIHGCFMIGAPGETEQSAQATIDFAKSLPLDTIQISGIAVYPGTPLYKWAKEKKYLTATNWEDWVNDKKEQVTLLSYPQMSKSKIDFYIDKGLREFYLRPVQIIKMLFTVRSFHDIIRKFYGLKSFLNYFFVKKLRVKR; from the coding sequence ATGAAAAAAATAGTTTATGTAAATCCACCTTATGGTGATGATTTTGTTCGTTCAGCCCGCTGGGCCGCTAAATCAAGGGGGCGAGTACAGAGGCATCCTGAACAGGCGCTTATTTTGATTGCTATGTTAGAGCGAGATGGTCATAAGTGTAAGTTTATTGAAGGCGCTGCAAGGAATATGACAAGTGAAGAAGTAATATCTGAAGTAATCAAATTCGCTCCAGATATAGCTGTAATTCATACAACCACACCAAGTATATATAACGATATCAATTATGCCTTTGATATAAAAAAAAGTTATCCAAACTGTATTAATGTACTTGTAGGGGCTCATGTCTCAGCTGAACCAGAGAATACATTTGATATTGCGGGTTGTAGTGTGGATGTAATTGCCAGAGGTGAGCCAGAAAAGGCTTTGTGCGAAATTTCGGCAGACAAAAAGTTTTCAGAGGTACAAGGTATCTCTTATAGGTGTGAGAGTGATATTGTTAATAACCCTCCTGTTTTGCCAATTGATGTAAATACTTTGCCATTTCCCGCATGGAAACACATTGATCCACACTGGTACCATGATGCAGGAAAACTATATCCATTTTTGACATTGTATTCAGCAAGAGGATGCCATGGCTCTTGCACATTTTGTAGAGAGAGGCATGTAATCAATGGTTCAAATGTTAGGGTAAGAAGTGCGAAAGCTGTAGTTGATGAAATTGAATATGATATTGCATTATTTCCATATCTTAAGGAGATAATGTTTGAAACAGATACTTTTACAGCCAATCCGAAACATGTTATAGATGTGTGCAACGAAATAATGGCCAGAGGCCTTCATAAAAAAATAAAATGGAGTTGTAATATTAGAGTTGATGTGCAACTCGACTTGTTACCTTTAATGAAAAAAGCAGGTTGTAGAATGTTAATGGTAGGTTTTGAGTTTGGAACTAATGAGCAGTTGAAGGCAGTTGCAAAGGGAACAACTATTGAAATGGCTAATAAATTCGCTTATAACGCACACAAGCTTGGTTTTGTTATTCATGGGTGTTTTATGATAGGTGCGCCAGGGGAAACAGAACAAAGTGCTCAGGCAACAATAGATTTTGCAAAAAGTTTACCATTGGACACTATTCAAATATCTGGCATTGCCGTATATCCAGGAACACCGTTATACAAATGGGCAAAAGAAAAAAAATATTTGACTGCTACCAACTGGGAAGATTGGGTAAATGACAAAAAAGAACAAGTTACATTGCTCTCATATCCACAAATGTCAAAATCTAAAATTGATTTCTACATAGACAAAGGTCTTAGAGAGTTTTATTTAAGACCTGTACAGATAATAAAGATGTTATTTACTGTTAGAAGCTTTCATGACATAATTAGGAAGTTTTACGGGTTAAAAAGTTTTTTAAATTATTTTTTCGTAAAAAAGTTAAGAGTTAAAAGATGA
- a CDS encoding DUF2304 domain-containing protein — translation MTLSNLVLSIAVSVGILILVFELVRRKKLNEEYSWLWIVTAVFLFLVSLFPPVLFWFTKLIGAALPISALFFLAVMFLLLIVLHFSTVISKLTNNQKTLAQKVAILEQKLNGNKLNK, via the coding sequence ATGACTTTAAGTAATTTAGTACTTTCAATTGCTGTGAGTGTTGGTATTCTCATACTGGTTTTTGAACTTGTAAGAAGAAAGAAGTTAAATGAAGAGTACTCGTGGCTTTGGATTGTAACGGCTGTTTTTTTGTTTTTGGTTTCACTATTTCCACCAGTTTTATTTTGGTTTACAAAACTTATAGGTGCCGCGTTGCCAATTTCAGCATTATTTTTTCTTGCTGTTATGTTTTTGCTTTTAATTGTTTTGCATTTTTCAACGGTAATATCAAAACTGACAAATAACCAAAAAACACTTGCTCAAAAGGTTGCAATTTTAGAGCAAAAATTAAATGGTAATAAATTGAATAAATGA
- a CDS encoding glycosyltransferase family 2 protein — protein sequence MQEKILVIIPAYNEASGIVGVINGIKKVMPNADIAVIDDGSKDLTCSVCQLLNAIVLSHPFNLGDGAARQTGYLFAKYNDYDFVVQIDADGQHDTEFLPSLLEPLKNGSADIVIGSRFLGVGQYKAEFAKKIGMGVFNTLASVITKTKITDSTSGYRAVNRKVIEYYAQPQQYPANFPDADLIIQSHIAGFKIQEVPVLMSQNTKDKPLHHGLGAYYYVFKMLFSITVTLLRGKTK from the coding sequence ATGCAAGAAAAAATTCTTGTAATTATACCTGCTTACAACGAGGCAAGTGGCATTGTCGGAGTAATAAACGGCATAAAAAAGGTAATGCCAAATGCCGACATTGCTGTTATAGATGATGGTTCAAAAGATTTAACTTGCAGTGTGTGTCAGCTTCTAAACGCTATTGTGCTTAGTCATCCGTTTAACCTTGGTGATGGTGCCGCCAGGCAAACCGGTTACCTGTTTGCAAAATATAACGACTATGATTTTGTTGTACAAATAGATGCTGATGGTCAACACGATACGGAATTTCTACCGTCATTATTGGAACCGCTTAAAAACGGAAGTGCCGATATAGTAATTGGTTCGCGTTTTCTGGGTGTTGGGCAGTACAAAGCTGAGTTTGCAAAAAAAATAGGCATGGGAGTATTTAACACGCTTGCAAGTGTAATAACAAAAACAAAAATAACTGATTCAACTTCCGGATACCGTGCGGTAAACAGAAAAGTAATTGAGTATTATGCTCAGCCACAGCAATATCCCGCAAACTTTCCAGATGCCGATTTAATAATTCAATCGCATATCGCTGGCTTTAAAATACAAGAAGTTCCTGTTCTTATGAGCCAAAATACAAAAGATAAGCCGTTGCATCATGGTTTGGGTGCGTATTACTATGTGTTTAAGATGCTGTTTTCAATTACGGTTACATTGTTAAGGGGAAAAACAAAATGA